The DNA region ataaaaaaagaaatttcaattaaCATACTTTAAATCGTTCTCCATATTTAATATGTTCCGTCTCGTTTTTAATATcactattattttcattcaaaatattcGATTGAATGTCAATTGATATTTCTCTCAACACAGAGTGGTCCAAAGTCTCTCCTCTGAATGTCCATGTGagaaaatcattatttaatggtgaatatatttgaaaaatacaatcatGTGAAGAactcatattatttatataaccattttgtttttctttcaatGTAATGGTAAATCTACttctacaaatttttattcaaattgctgtaaaaattttatttcaattatactatttatttttttagtcaacTTACAAATTATCAACGAGTTGTTCATCATCATACTGTActccataaaatttattttgtgtattttcAAATACACATGAGTACAAAAGTTTATTGATGTTAACTGTTAAAGTAATTGATCCATTTGttttgtcaataattattttttcatctattttaattttcaaaataaaatgataatattagttttaaataaaagatatttattgattttttgtataaataatatattgtttaaacttACCACATGAAATAgattgtaatttaattgacataattgataaaatgattagaaaattaaataactggtacatttttaaaatcgatGATATTTACTAACGCTATTTGGAAATGATATTGTTTGTCATACGTTCAATACttgtgtttttatattaaatgtttacCTGACCTCTATTAAATAACGATTAAAATTTCGAGTCAACTTTTTGCCTGCAGTAGtgggtttttttattaatcaatgatGTTTAGCTGGCCTTAtttcttaaatatttacttaaattttttttcgcgacttgtttttttatttattttatcattttacagCCTACTTCCGGTTTACATATATTTCTCACCACAACAGCTCACctcagttattaaaaaattctttcaaaGAACGCCAAACTCTCTGGTTAAAATATTACTCCGTCTTATCCTTACTTTCTTCAGTGTTTGTCCACTTGTTTCCGAAAATGACCCATCACTTGAGAAATTTCTCCAATCTTTTTCCACCAAGAaattactccaactttttccaCCGTTTCTCAAatcttttcgaaaaaataacgGAGAAATgacggagaaatatttccacgagaaaaaaaaacaaaaagtttccattttttactttaagcaatatttgataaatgtttttgttttgttcAAATAAGCGTCTTCACCCGagaacatttaaaattatatgaattaaACCAGTTTACAGGTCCATGAGttaccgttttttttttcaccatgtTCTTATAGGGTCATTTACTGaactgaataaataattttttatttctatcgaAATCATTAGTTCTCAAGTATAGTTTCAATTAATACTATTTATACTCAAGTCTACttctgttatatatatatatattcaaaaatatatcgtGATAGAGTCAGGGCACGTATCACCTCAGTTTTCACTTTGGGCTTAATACAATCTCATAGAAACCATGAAAACGACCAAATACACatcaaatgttaataataaaatctatgagaatttaatgtttatttgatCGTTTTTATGGTTtctatgagatttttttaactgGGTCATTTTTGTTCCATGAAACTTTTTGCTTGaaacaaaatcattatttgaattaGTAACATCATTTAGATCAtcagaaataattgaatttgattcaagtcatttgaaataaataatacatgtaatttattttatgaaaaaaaatatttaaatattatatttcttatacaaaaaaaatgttatcaatattacaagaaataaaaattttattatatgcaataaaaaagctttaaaatgcgttttttgaaaaacttgaCAGTCCACAAAGTAGTTTAACACGCAGTtagtttattttgtataaaaaaagtatctttataaattatccaagtgaaaaaaaaatgatttgttcaggtggaatttatattatgatggttttaatttttgtaagcAATGctcaaaatcaaaaattaaaaataaaaaatggtaaattaaatactcgataaaattttatttgtttataatatgtttttaattttttttctcagagaATAATGAATTgatagatgatgatgatggattTTTAGCTCATGATGAATTACcaattttcaagataaaaactgggttaaaatttacaaaatataaatatgtaagaacaaaaataattactttaaaaaattttaaatttatttatttttattaatataacttGCAGAAAGATATTGTGAAATCAGAAAACTCAACAACTGGTAAAAGAGTCAAGAGAAAAAGTCCAAAGAATgtaagtataataaatttgtttgtttttttttaaattagttcatttaatttacataatataaatgcaaatatttaaataattattgaacaaaaagaATGCAACAAATATTAcaggaaataaatttttttattatatcgtaaaaaattttatgatttcttatcaattgaaaaactCGACGTACCTAATGCACAATTTACCTGCCCATACTAATTCAAGTGattgtaaatttgtttgtGAATCACTTACAAGTTGTTTTGTTAAACAAAAATCAATGACATATTTTACATTTGGTACAGTTATACTACtctcagcaatatttttcgTTATAATAACACGACGACAATCTTTTTagtacattataaaaaattcttaattattctaaattttttatcactaaataaagtaaaactatttttaaatttttaatattaattaatactcGGTGCATTTcttcaatttacaaaaaatatgtcaagTTGACGTAAAtcagataaataatattcacgcattttaaaatgactcgatttaataacatttataactGGTGCATTTTATTCATACTTTTTTCACCGCATGCACAAGCAATTTTATGCTGATCATcttcaatatcaaattttgttttgcattataattattataattctaAGTCCTAAGATCACGTTCAACTTTAACAATTTTAGCAACAACACAATTTAGATTACATGAATGATTAATGTAACGTGCTAACCCGTGTGGGAATCGCCAAGACTCACAACACGGCCATGCATTGGCCCATCAATGGCACCCAATAATTGGTAGCCAGGCATAAATTCATAGTTTATCATTGGCAAACGACTGGCCCATTCTTGTACTGCCAATTCATGGCTCTGATTCATGGCCGAGCCTTGGCTGACTCTTAGATGGCCAATGATTGCCAACCATGCATCGGCCGAGCCTTGGCTGATTCTTAAATGGCCGATAATCGGCATAAATGCATGGGCCAAGCCTGGCTGAATCTTTAATGGCCATTGCTCGGTTGCCAATCATTGGCCAATCATTGGCCAACTCCTGGCTGATACATCaatggccattgcttggtAGCCGATCatcggccaagtcttggtAGACTTTTAATGGCCGTTGCTTGGTTGCCAATCATTGGCCATTCTTTGGCTGATACATTAGTGGCCATTGCTTGGTTGCCAATCATTGGCCGATCTTTGGCTGATACAttaatggccattgcttggttgccgattatcggccaagtcttggtAGACTTTCAATGGCCGTTGCTTGGTTGCCAATCATTGGCCATTCTCGCAACTGATACATTAGTGGCCATTGCTTGGTTGCCAATCATTGGCCGATCTTTGGCTGATACAttaatggccattgcttggttgccgattatcggccaagtcttggtAGACTTTCAATGGCCGTTGCTTGGTTGCCAATCATTGGCCATTCTTTGGCTGATACATTAGTGGCCATTGCTTGGTTGCCAATCATTGGCCGATCTTTGGCTGATACAttaatggccattgcttggttgccgttatcggccaagtcttggtAGACTTTCAATGGCCGTTGCTTGGTTGCCAATCATTGGCCATTCTTTGGCTGATACATTAGTGGCCATTGCTTGGTTGCCAATCATTGGCCGATCTTTGGCTGATACAttaatggccattgcttggttgccgattatcggccaagtcttggtAGACTTTCAATGGCCGTTGCTTGGTTGCCAATCATTGGCCATTCTCTGGCTGATACAttaatggccattgcttggttGCCATCACTGGCCAAGCTTCGGCTGACTCTCGGGCGGCCAAGAGTTGgtcttttattgatttaattcaaatcagaaatttatttatgtaagtTTCGTTATAGCCGCCGTGGCCGAGTGGTAATGCTTCAGGATATCGCACAGGAAGACCCGAGTTCAAGTCCAGGTagaatcaattttcaatagtgtttaatgataatttcttcaattgattattaatagtttgtataataaaagcccgattgttaaattataaataataaataaataaataaatattttttttttttttattaacggAATTAATAAATGCGCCATACTTGGTTCACTCTTGGGGAACATCATTGGGCCATTCATGGCAGCCGATATTAAATCGACGTAACGCTCCAGGCTTGGCGCATTAATGGCTAATTATTGGGCGGCAAGTGGGTcattattgtaatattattggGCCATTAATGGGAAAATTATTGGCCCTGTATTGAGGAAATAGAATTGGCCAATTATTGGTGCTTACATTGGTTTTCAGTTGGCGCATTATTGGGCTGTTTATCGGGCCAATATTGGGAAACATCATCGGGCCATTCATGGCAGCCGATATTAAATTAACGTAACGCTCCAGGTCTGGCGCATTAATGGCGCATTAATGCTTGCCAATGATTGGCGGATGTTTTACAAGCATCGGCCAAGGCTTGGCCATGTTGTGTTCTCCTACACGGGAAAACACCACTTAACGTTGCATCAACAACTCGTTCGTAAATATACCATGtttctagaaaataaaaaacatataaaaataaatatataatgaaaatgttaattaaaattacaacaaaatattaataaaacttacTCTAgctttatattgtttttctcTAAATTCTGATAACTCTGCtcttattatttcatcaatatattcAATGACCATTTGATGTTTTTCTGAATCTCTAACAGCATAAAGACCAAGACCTTGAATTTTAGATCTAgctaaataaacattatttctCCATtcctgttttattttttcatattgtgaattttttgattgtaGTGCTGTATCTAAATTCATTAAGGCTCCatcaatgtaaatttaattgaattaattttccaatacTAGGCTGCATTGTATCAGGTTttgatgttgttattattttagtatatGTACTTGATACAAAATTGGTAAGACGATTACGTGATTGTGTTATTGATACAATTGattcatttgttaataatgttgttgtaattgttgttatttgttcaattgttgtattattatttaatagattacatttaaatttctacttgatgatattgttataataatattaccacCACTTTTTGATACTGATGACATCATTGTAACAGCAGCAACTTGACGATTTTCATCTCTATTAGCATATACGTAAACGATAAACTGATAGTGTTGTTAATtcattatctttttaaatgaaataattatctatcttgtaaatttttttcaattttttctgacgTGGTTTTTTTGCGATAATGAGTGTcgaagttgacaacttttacaCACGAGAATAGGCCTtactttacatttttatttttagctaaTTCGCTGTCTGATAGAAATCTTTCAAATTACGATCAAATTGAAGTGTTTAAAAAGACAAATctgctcaaaaaatttaaattttttctgacgtggattttaaaaaataaataactttaaaatattgaaacttTGCTAGATGCGCGGCACACagacatgaacacaagcatggtttTGGTGTACGACGTAAACTTTGTTTGTGTGTTGCCGCGCACACTaaagaacttggttttttcatcagtggcgccacaGAAATTTCAGGacacgggaataaaaaatagcgttattaatatacgggcccttcgtggcataaatattggttcggTAATGCGActgggaatcaaccttaaCAGTACAACCAAGATGATAAACACTTGTAcaacatattttaaatcattttactGTTGCACCtaatttattacatattatacaattaaatGTTAAACTATGTTGTAGTACTGTATCTAAATTAACTGTTTCATAAACATATTCTCTGACCATACAAGAATACAAagaatttcaaaaatacagAGGTGATAAAAACTGGAATATAATGAATCCGaagtaaaaaaactttttaacgAAATAATCAAATAGGTaacatgacaaaataaatccgACAAAATAAATCCGGACAAAacaaatttggaaaaaataaatcgcgataaaataaatcgcgacaaaataaatttaataaaaaaataaatctagacaaaataaatttaaaaaaagaaaattgttacATGAATGAGGTGATTTTCAGGTCACAAGGGCGGGTTTGGGGGGCGAAGCCCTCCCAACTGCGAAAATATCTactgatttataattttaaaagacaattttaatgaattcttgatagattttttaattttatttatttttgtattcaatagtattcaaatttattttgtctagatttattttttttcaatttattttttcgcgatttattttgtcgcgatttattttttcacgatTTATTTTGGGCGGATTTATTATGtcggatatattttttcaaatttattatgtcgtgtaatcataataaaatacgaATAGTCGAAAAACCTTGTACTATAACAGTCATCGATTTGCTTGGTTGGATTGTGATTTAAATGACACAGACGATGAAAGAAAACAGttagcaaatttaaaaatagcaagaaacataaacaattaaacataataaattgaaaaatttgttgcaaaaaaaagtaCGTTTCACTTAATCTTGATAAATCCagagtataatttatttttaattatttattgatgtaagTTTTAAGGAGATACTTTTGAAATCTTCTTCAGAGagatcaaaaattttttctccgcatccaatatttgtttatgaatTTGATTAATAACTCTGGATTTAAATGTAGTCCAActacaattttcaaatttaagtAATTTGTATCCTTTTtctttgcaatattttttgaatgcattaaccattttttcatttgggcAATGCACTTTTGGAAATAATTGACTactaatacaaaaattaagcCATTGCTTAATTGTTCTTTCACTCAATTTTGTTAGTATTTCAGCACGTTTGTTTCTGGCTATTTGTAAATTAGCTAActgtttgtttttaattttttcattttttattttactgtcTGGATTGCCGTGaacttcattttcattattatccctggtagaaatatttctccaactttttccaactttctccgccttttttccaactttctccaccttttttcgaaaatgacccatggttggagaaaagttggaaaaatgttggagtaaatttttggttgaagAATAATGGCGGAAAATAGTTGGAGAAAAGCcagaaaaaagttggagtaaatttttggttggagaaaggttggagaaatttgtccgccattACTCCagccatgggtcattttcgtaaagaggtggagaaatggcggagaaaagttgaaaaaaagttggagaaaagtcagagaaatatttctaccagggtaatcataattattatcatcattattgtaagatgtaaataattataatgatttttaaagaaaataataaataaataaaatttaaatttaaccttttaattaaatgtatatcGTCTTTTGAATATTTGTTAGGGTCATTATCATCACCTTTTAACTCCTCAAGCCGTCGTTTAtttagtataattttttttttccatcaattcTGAAGCTTTAGTATATTGCTttaatttcatgtattttttatataatttttcatgcaCAGTCTTGGCTGTAAtgttatatgaaaatttgagTTCTGTTGAATATAAATCTGCTTTTGGATTATATTCGTAGTTATCCATATTTCCATtctgtttttctattttcattaacaattgtttttcatggaatttttttatacgttttgttttttcttcttatgttgatttaatgaatgaattattattttcattgaaaatataattaaattcccAATCTTTTTCTTGGTGTTTATTGAGGCATATGTGAcatctttttttcattattagttcttccttcatatattttaaattgtttattggtTTCATGGGCAAAATATATTGCATGCTTTTTGTATGTAAGGAAACAATTGGTTTACTTTTGTTCTTTACATAATCATGCATCGTTGAAATCTTTTTATTGTATTCACCCCTATCTTATTGAATATGTCAATTCATAATCATATTTGGATTTTGGTTCATCGGTAAAATCATGCGTTTTTAAATTGCAATGCATGTCATCATCCCAATATTCAATCAGAAAATATCGATTTATTTCATAaccaaatttaattatgaaccaccataaaaatttatttgtatttaattgtttattcaagGTATCAcgggattaaaaaaattgtaattgttCCGTAAGAACGAGATACGCACAGTATTTCCTCCATGACCTTAAACATTGTATTAAGCAAAATGGTTATTGTCATAAGATTCAGTTTTTTTCTGACTGAATCTACAAACATTCCTTCGACCTGAAGGTTTGCACATTAACAGATTCGACTCAGGCTAGGCTGCAAAAGGTACTTTTTTGAGCGTCACAGATTTTTACTTTCTACTCATTccaaaaaatacttaaatgaCCTTGCAAGAGAAAACTGAAGCTATAGAAAACTTGAATCGACTCTCTTTCTCGTCTAAAATCTCTCCCTGTAAACCTATCCTCATTCTAAAACTAAActaaatatttctccaactttttccaactttctccgccttttttccaactttctccgccttttttccaactttctccacctttttacgaaaatgacccatggttggaaaaaagttggagtaaatttttggttggagaaatttgtccgccatttctccgaCCATGGATCATTTTCGTAAAgaggtggagaaatggcggagaaaagCTGGAaaaaagtcggagaaatttttctacCAGGGATTCACAAGATGTTGCATCGGCTAAATATTTTACCGTTCATCTTTCTGCATAATTCACGGCCTcattgacatttaaaatacaGTTATATCCAAAATGCCAAGCAAATGGATGAGTAATTACAATCGTACCAGgtttttggattatttttgtataacgtattttattattaattaaaaagtctTCTGTTAAAACTAGTAACTTGTGAcctattaaatttttgcagTCCAATTCCGGATAACAACGTGCTAATATTTGATTGGTTAACTGATGAAAATCGGTTCCATGTTCTTATAAACAATGAACCAGATTTTCTCAGCGCCCTTTAATTGTATGTTGATGGATATAAGGTGTCCATCCTCCACGTGACATGGGAAAGTTGATCCCGCACTTCCAATATACACGTATGGAGTATGgattttttctactttattCCCGTCAATATCCGAAAttcttgttaataaatttggcAATTTTCGTAAATTCCAGTATTTAGAACCTGTGTAGTTTCAgaacattgaaaaatcaacatCAGGTGCGTACAATGCAGTTGGATTGgtgctatttaaaaaatttttttcatttgccgCTCCATTTTGCACACCATAATTCTTTGATAATTCCTGATATTTGTTAACCGAATAAGGGCTCTTACGTTTCTTTATGGTGGATTCACGAAAATTTTcggttttttataaaaacgcgCCATCTACCccagttttttaaaaagtttgtttcataatattttcaattatgttattattatctaaagaATTTTGCAATGATTGTTGTTCGAAATGTTCATTGAACCAACTTGATGGAGCTTCTATTACGGTGCATTTTTGCTCGATATCTACACGATTTGTAAATTGATTGTCTAGATAATTTCTTTGCAGGAACTCTTTTTCAGAGGGTCTTAAAATTCGCGGTGACATAATGTATGGATTTTGTCCCAACATGACTAATTTATGACTGAAAAGAAAACAGTAAAGTTTTAGACcagagtttaaaaattaaaaaacgatttaaagcaatttataaaattatttgtaatcaataaacattttataggataaaaaaaaaattatatttaaaaaaaaaaataaaaactgctcgtaaataaaataattaataaaaaaaaaaaaatttcaaagttaCTTAAAGCAGATGTTGAAATATtacatgaagaaaaaacatcTGGTTATATTAGCAAAATATTAagcttagaaaatttaataaaagaactcatgaaaaattatcaataaccctggtgaaaataatttctccggaaaaactccgtaaaattccggaaatTCTCCGTAAAAATCCGAAAACACTccgtaaaattccggaaaacTCCGTATCACTCCGGAATTGGCCCATTAAATTTTTcggtcattttttttccttcattttaCACAggaattcaagtatttttgaaTTGCTACcgatttttcgtatttttccgAAATTTTTCTAAGTGAGCCAATTCCGGAATAATCCGGAGTAATCCGGAGCAATTCCGGAGAAATTCCGGAGCAATCTGGAGCAGTtccggaaaaatatttccaccagggaaatgaaaaaatgaatgttAATAGAAAGTGATTTTAATATACTACaaattgaatatgaaaaattaaaaaaaggtaaagTTACAAGTGCAATTCAATCATcacaaaatattgataaacaaataattgaaaattatgaaattgaatgtaataaattattactaataattaaataaataaaattgatgaatgagagaatataaatttaaaattaatgactCATGACAATAATGAGTTAACAAATTCAAATGAGctattaaaaactaaaaaaattgagttacAAAGTAATTTAGATTGTCGAGAAGCCATTGAATGACAGCCTCAATCAATTGTcgatttataaacaaatgaatatttaaaattaacaaataaatattataaattaaatgaacaatttaaacaaattaacgatagcctatattattatttgaatattttcaaacaaatattaaaaaattgtacattCAATTTgtgacatttatattttacattttctttCAACTGTATAACAatggaaatatttaatttttctattataatttCAGAAATCcaaaagtaataatttaaatattccaaATACAGTTTATCCGGAGATATTAATTGTTGTCGATAATAaacttcataaaaaattaggAGATAAATCAAAGGATACAGTTTCTTATATATTGGAATATTGGAATTcagttgatataaaatatcaatcatTAAAATCACCAAAATACCGACTTAATATTGCCGGTAttgttattgaaattaataaaaaccaaCTCACTTACTTGAGTGATAACATATGGAAAACTAAAActggtataaaaaatattaaagcaaATTATGTATTGGAAGAAAGTGGTAAATTCTggtatgaatttaataatactattCCTTTTTCAAGTTATGATGTTCTCATAACAATGACATTGTAAGTTTTCAATTTAATGACATCAGATTTAAAATACccactttaaataaatcaaaaaatcatcatttaatcaaattgtaaaattaaaaaatcttcatttctataaatgataaatactaagaatataaaatttatcaatactcAAAGAGgtcgatattttaaaaatttaaatctccatttaatgtaattatttcatgtaaaaattaattatttttaattgctaaaaatgttgattcaattttttactatttaatattattgtttatattattttttttattttttaaatagcaatattaaatagtttttaatttgtgATTCATTTTGACATTTGATACActgtttttgatgatttttatattttttaaatttattattttggttGATTATAAGTGAATTTTTTagtctaaataatatttattaaaaatggtcAAAAACTGATAAAGCCACATCAAACTTTCATTTTgaaatcatttaaaatcagtgaaattatttgaaataataaaatctaaaaattaataatacctttttttttttttaaatttatttatggttataattattcaattgtttttataactaATTCGATGGTTTTTGTAACAACAATTGATGGACTTGTACTTGAAGATAGtatttacagaaaaattaaatttttagttaaacaaatttatttatattctcaaaaaatatcttatttattatttaaaataatttatcaaaattatttaaaactatttcttgttttttttccataaataaactaatacaatcaattttattttcaaaatttgtcAACTGAGTATATTCAAAGTTcgtttgtttaaaatttcattttaatgatCAAATTATTtccaatgattttttataaccagagatattaaattaaatagtttttaatttgtgatatattttgacatttgatttttttttacaatagaaGAAAAATGTGTACAATCGATAGCGGTGATGATTGTTCAGATATTATCgatggtaaaattaatttaaaataacaattataatattttttttaaatcaaattagttttttattattatttctttttatttgtgtAAACAGGCCGGGCATCTATGGAAGCTGCTTGTAAAATTGATCATCATCAACGTGAATTGTGTAAAGTAGGAATAATTACTGATGGAGGAAATTACCAATCAATAAATACAGCTGCACATGAATTGGgtcatttgtaaatataaaaaacaaaaaaacaaaaaattcagttgattaatttattaatcaattaatcatTTAGATTGGGAGctgatcatgatgatgataatggaaTATATAAAAGGTGTCTTCCAAATCATATCATGCGATCGGTCGATGAAGACAATCGTGTAAATACAACCGTATACTGGACTGATTGTTCAAAAGAAggattcaaaaaatttctcacgtaatagttttataattttcaataatttataattcatcatttatttatttgcttgattattattattttttaacagagatgaaaaatcaaaatgtttatttaacatacctcAAAAATCtggtaaaattttatcaattaaattacccGGTAgggttgtaaataaaaataaacaatgtataaattttgagccagaaaaatatgaaaaatcttGTTCTCATCGTGATGATAAGAATTTTTGTTCATCTTTATTTTGTGAATCTTATAAAGGAAAGTGTTATGAAATTAAAGAACCACCATTAGATGGAACGTCGTGTggacataataaatattgtcttCTCACTGAATGCATTAAAAAAccatagaaataataataatttttcagcaaaaatatatagaaacaAGATGATAAAGCCTATggtatatatatgtgaattggattttttgagttttattaatattattgaataataaatggaaaaaaaaaattaaaccttgagataatttttctcattgttcattttttatattcatattgGTAATGTTGattgttctatttttttcaaatgttattTGCCATTGTCTACATAGATACATAGAGATACTGTGCATTCTGAtatgacaataatttattcgAACAATGATCCAGTATATAATCACACAGTCCATAGGATTTGTTGAggttttactcattt from Aphidius gifuensis isolate YNYX2018 linkage group LG5, ASM1490517v1, whole genome shotgun sequence includes:
- the LOC122856304 gene encoding venom metalloproteinase 2-like, with protein sequence MTHDNNELTNSNELLKTKKIELQIYPEILIVVDNKLHKKLGDKSKDTVSYILEYWNSVDIKYQSLKSPKYRLNIAGIVIEINKNQLTYLSDNIWKTKTGIKNIKANYVLEESGKFWYEFNNTIPFSSYDVLITMTLRKMCTIDSGDDCSDIIDGRASMEAACKIDHHQRELCKVGIITDGGNYQSINTAAHELGHLLGADHDDDNGIYKRCLPNHIMRSVDEDNRVNTTVYWTDCSKEGFKKFLT